In Nocardia sp. NBC_01327, the genomic stretch CGGATCAGGCCGCGATCATTCGCAGTTCCGCCAGGGCGTAGGTCAGCCAGCTCGGGCGCAGCTGGTAGTCCGTTCGCGGTCCGATCACGCTCAGGTGCGAATAGCGTTGCAGGACAGCGCGTGCGGCGTGCTGGGCCTGCATTTCGGCGAGCTTCGCGCCGAGGCAGTAGTGGCGGCCGTACCCGAACACCAGATCGGCCTTGCCCGCTCCGGCGGGGTCCAGGTGCCCCGAGCGCAGGGAAAGAAACACCGTATGCCCGCGGGGGATGGTCACGCCATTGACCTCGAGGTCGGCGGTGGGGAAGCGGCGCAGCGCATAGTTCATCGGCGAACCCTCGTGGATCAGCTGCCGGATCAGCTTGGCGAATTCGGCAGGCCGGTCGAGGATTTCGCGCGCGTGCGCCTGGTGATTGCGGACGAGTTCGTCGAGCGCGAACGCGGTCACGCTGACGGTGTTCTCGAATCCGCCGACAATGGTGATGAACGCGAGACTCATGAGCTCGTTCTCGGTCAGCCTGTCCTGACCGTCGCGGGCGGCGATCCAGGCCGACAGCAGATCGTCGCCGGGCGCACGGCGTTTATCGGCGATGACACCGGAGATCAGCCCCAGGAGTGTGGTCATCGACTTGCGGGTGTCCTCGCCGCCGGGGGAGGTGTCGACGCGCAGCAGCAGTGCGGACGCCTCTCGGAACGCCGCCAGTTGTGCACGCGGCAAACCCAGCAGCGTCCCGATCACCCGCGCGGGCAGCGGTTCACACAGCTGGTCCATGAAGTCGATGTCGCCATCGGCCGGCAGCGCGGTGACCAATTCGGAAACGGCTGCCGCCACCATCTTTTCCTGCGCGGAATGATTGCGCGGCCCGAACGCCTCCGCGGCAAGCTTGCGAATCCGCCGATGCTCCTCGCCGTCCATATTCAGCAGATTGGCGTCCAGCGCCGGTGGCAGCTTGTTCCCGAGAAACCCGGTGGTGCTGTCCGACTTCGCCGCTGACATGCGCGGGTCCGCAAGCAGTCGAGTCACCGCGTCATACCCGGTCACCACCCACACCGGCGACCCGTCCGGCAATTCCGCCCGGTGCACTCCGCCTCCGCGAGTCCGAAGATCCTCATGCAGCTCATCAACGGCATGGATCCCAGCCTGAAACGGACAACTCCCCAGCGATGTCATGCTCGCCAGTCTGCCAACTCCAGAATCCCTTCGCCGCGCAGCCATCAATCAGCTTGTACCGCACTGCATTTCGATCGCCTGGGAAGCCCCGCATTCCGCAGCGATGGCAACGGGAGAGACCTGGACCCTGACGCTGCGTCGGGGTTGCAACCTTGCTCCATGACGAAGAACATCGCCGCCGGCCTCCTGGAAC encodes the following:
- a CDS encoding cytochrome P450, with the protein product MHRAELPDGSPVWVVTGYDAVTRLLADPRMSAAKSDSTTGFLGNKLPPALDANLLNMDGEEHRRIRKLAAEAFGPRNHSAQEKMVAAAVSELVTALPADGDIDFMDQLCEPLPARVIGTLLGLPRAQLAAFREASALLLRVDTSPGGEDTRKSMTTLLGLISGVIADKRRAPGDDLLSAWIAARDGQDRLTENELMSLAFITIVGGFENTVSVTAFALDELVRNHQAHAREILDRPAEFAKLIRQLIHEGSPMNYALRRFPTADLEVNGVTIPRGHTVFLSLRSGHLDPAGAGKADLVFGYGRHYCLGAKLAEMQAQHAARAVLQRYSHLSVIGPRTDYQLRPSWLTYALAELRMIAA